Proteins encoded by one window of Deltaproteobacteria bacterium PRO3:
- a CDS encoding gamma-glutamyltransferase family protein: MSRRKAWLCLCILLVLLCAGRALYAAAGKGGAVATQHPLATEAAARVLSEGGNAIDAAVAAALTLGVVEPYNSGLGGGGMALVWPAKGRKAQALDFRETAPLAARADLYQNPELGPEASRVGPLAIAVPGQIAGLEWLHRRWGRLPWASLFTEAIRHAESGFGPEPSLRERVREKTDCLARDYHSSRVYRELLKPKGTGILVQKELAETLKKLRDRGAAEFYQGQLGRALVENLRGKGAILDLADLSAYRAVEREALAVEFPFGKLWGMPPPSSGGVGVLRGMILLEKFFKKEKSPTPEAWTIALLQTMETIFRERNAGMGDPDFVKDMPVKVWLKKDGGDTSHLSVMDGEGNAVAMTLTINLSFGSCVTAGDTGILMNDEMDDFAALPGVPNAFGLVQSEKNAVAPGKRPLSSMSPTLVTKKDRALLALGSPGGPRIITSVLQTLMRHYFLKESLEASVAGERLHYQVEPPAVFGESDRLFGWIVEKFKIGTRLQKPWGNVQAVAYDPKAKRFEAVSDPRGQGKALVLDSNLEKGDPR; encoded by the coding sequence ATGTCCCGCCGCAAAGCATGGCTGTGCCTCTGCATTCTCCTGGTGCTTCTCTGCGCCGGCCGCGCCCTCTACGCCGCCGCGGGGAAAGGCGGCGCCGTCGCCACCCAGCACCCCTTGGCCACCGAGGCCGCCGCGCGGGTCTTGAGCGAGGGCGGCAACGCGATCGACGCCGCCGTCGCCGCCGCCCTGACCCTGGGCGTCGTCGAGCCCTACAACTCCGGCCTCGGCGGGGGCGGCATGGCGTTGGTCTGGCCCGCCAAGGGCCGAAAGGCGCAGGCGCTGGACTTCCGCGAGACCGCGCCGCTCGCCGCGCGCGCCGACCTGTACCAGAATCCGGAGCTGGGCCCCGAGGCCTCGCGCGTGGGCCCGCTCGCGATCGCCGTCCCCGGACAGATCGCCGGATTGGAATGGCTGCACCGCCGCTGGGGCCGCCTCCCCTGGGCCTCGCTCTTCACCGAAGCGATCCGCCACGCCGAAAGCGGCTTCGGCCCCGAGCCCTCCCTGCGCGAGCGCGTCCGGGAAAAGACGGACTGCCTGGCGCGCGACTACCACAGCTCGCGGGTCTACCGGGAGCTGCTTAAGCCCAAGGGCACGGGGATCCTCGTGCAAAAAGAGCTGGCGGAAACCTTGAAAAAACTCCGCGACCGCGGCGCGGCGGAATTCTACCAAGGCCAGCTGGGCCGCGCCCTCGTCGAAAACCTCCGCGGCAAGGGCGCGATCCTCGACTTGGCGGACCTCAGCGCCTACCGCGCGGTCGAGCGCGAGGCCCTCGCGGTGGAATTTCCCTTCGGCAAGCTTTGGGGCATGCCGCCGCCCAGCTCCGGCGGCGTCGGCGTCCTGCGCGGGATGATCCTGCTGGAGAAATTTTTCAAGAAGGAGAAGTCCCCCACGCCGGAGGCCTGGACGATTGCCCTCCTCCAAACCATGGAAACGATCTTCCGCGAGCGCAACGCCGGGATGGGCGACCCGGATTTCGTCAAGGACATGCCGGTCAAGGTCTGGCTGAAGAAGGACGGCGGCGACACCAGCCACCTCTCGGTGATGGACGGCGAGGGCAACGCGGTCGCCATGACGCTGACGATTAACCTCTCCTTCGGCTCCTGCGTAACCGCGGGGGACACCGGCATCCTGATGAACGACGAGATGGACGACTTCGCCGCCCTGCCCGGAGTGCCCAACGCCTTCGGACTCGTGCAGTCGGAGAAAAACGCGGTGGCGCCGGGCAAGCGCCCGCTCTCCAGCATGTCGCCGACCCTCGTCACCAAGAAGGACCGCGCGCTCCTGGCCCTCGGCTCGCCGGGCGGGCCGCGCATCATCACCAGCGTCCTGCAGACCCTGATGCGGCATTACTTTCTGAAAGAAAGCCTGGAGGCGAGCGTCGCGGGCGAGCGCCTCCATTATCAGGTGGAACCGCCCGCCGTCTTCGGCGAGTCGGATCGACTCTTCGGCTGGATTGTGGAAAAATTCAAGATCGGCACGCGCCTGCAAAAGCCCTGGGGGAACGTCCAGGCCGTCGCCTACGACCCGAAGGCCAAGCGCTTCGAGGCGGTCAGCGACCCGCGCGGACAGGGCAAGGCCCTGGTTTTGGATTCCAACCTCGAAAAAGGAGATCCCCGATGA